A single genomic interval of Alcaligenes sp. SDU_A2 harbors:
- a CDS encoding type II and III secretion system protein family protein, which yields MNAMSYFIVFLGACVMVGLPAPVLAQELELQVGELLVLPDSQVERVAVGDGDIVHAMTTESRELILFARKAGRTAVQVWAESGSSRSYQIQVAPENHRQTLAELRELLGRIPQLRVSELGGKLVLEGEGLSDQDKERIQSLSQQHPQLLDFTQQDGWEPMVLLDVQVVEVPRNSLRELGVRWDGTSQGGMSMGLGWDAATHQFLERPGQAALPLPFPARQGAAFFGIGALMSARVQAMAQEGQAVVLAQPQLLARSGSQAEFLAGGELPYTVTDAKGNSNTTFKPYGVSLRIVPRVERGGLVRSRIEVEVSAVDASQSQPSGPSLKTRRASTEFNVRSGQTLVLAGFISREQSRHLDRLPGLADIPVLGALFRSERFARHETELAVFVTPTLVDADHPDFLARQANSAQWLEQAFPEPPRLNTPVRADHSGHAVSRPDITSQWSLSDSEVHRVQP from the coding sequence ATGAACGCTATGTCTTATTTCATTGTTTTTTTGGGAGCGTGTGTCATGGTTGGGCTGCCAGCGCCTGTGCTTGCCCAGGAACTGGAGTTGCAGGTGGGCGAGCTGCTGGTTCTACCTGATAGTCAGGTCGAACGCGTTGCCGTGGGCGATGGTGACATCGTCCACGCCATGACGACCGAATCGCGTGAGCTGATTTTGTTCGCGCGCAAAGCCGGTCGGACGGCAGTGCAGGTGTGGGCGGAGTCGGGGTCAAGCCGTTCTTATCAGATCCAGGTTGCGCCGGAGAATCACAGGCAGACCTTGGCGGAACTGCGCGAACTCTTGGGACGCATTCCGCAGTTACGCGTCAGCGAGTTGGGGGGCAAGCTGGTGTTGGAGGGCGAAGGACTCAGCGATCAGGACAAGGAGCGTATCCAATCGCTGAGTCAGCAACATCCGCAATTGCTGGATTTTACCCAGCAGGACGGTTGGGAGCCTATGGTTTTGCTGGATGTGCAGGTGGTGGAAGTTCCTCGAAACAGTCTGCGCGAACTCGGTGTGCGCTGGGACGGTACATCTCAAGGCGGTATGAGCATGGGCCTGGGCTGGGATGCGGCTACCCATCAGTTTTTGGAACGGCCCGGCCAGGCTGCGCTACCTTTGCCTTTTCCTGCGCGTCAGGGAGCCGCGTTTTTTGGCATCGGTGCATTGATGTCGGCCCGGGTGCAGGCCATGGCGCAAGAGGGGCAGGCTGTCGTGCTGGCGCAACCGCAACTGCTGGCGCGCAGCGGCTCGCAAGCCGAATTTCTGGCCGGCGGCGAGTTGCCCTATACCGTGACCGACGCCAAAGGGAACAGCAACACCACGTTCAAGCCTTACGGCGTATCGTTGCGCATAGTGCCCAGGGTGGAGCGCGGTGGCCTGGTGCGCTCACGCATCGAGGTCGAGGTCAGCGCGGTCGACGCCAGCCAATCGCAGCCCAGCGGCCCTTCGCTCAAGACCCGCCGAGCTTCGACCGAGTTCAATGTGCGCTCGGGGCAGACGCTGGTGTTGGCTGGCTTTATTTCGCGCGAGCAATCCCGTCACCTGGATCGCCTGCCGGGACTGGCCGACATTCCCGTGTTGGGCGCTTTATTTCGTTCCGAGCGTTTTGCCCGCCACGAAACAGAATTGGCGGTGTTCGTCACGCCCACCTTGGTCGATGCTGATCATCCTGATTTTCTCGCCCGGCAGGCCAATTCCGCTCAATGGCTGGAGCAGGCCTTTCCAGAGCCGCCAAGACTCAATACGCCGGTCCGGGCGGATCATTCGGGCCATGCTGTGTCCCGGCCTGACATCACATCCCAATGGTCCCTGTCCGACAGCGAGGTTCATCGTGTTCAGCCTTGA
- the cpaB gene encoding Flp pilus assembly protein CpaB, whose protein sequence is MSHSFLFRLLRHPGVGLALLALIAGVLAAVSMNAYLHKQEQALRQASERPQLQRVVAAAMLAPGTVLQTEHLAARAYPAELVPSDSLDASHFRELAGMTLIQGLKAGDLITHAHVRGQTGPFSEQLISGRRAVTVPVDALSSVSGLIRPGDLIDLYVSFDDQQRRVTAPLLQAVPVLATGQRSQEQDAALLAQDQDYSTLTLDVGPDEALKLLAARQHGRITALLRHPDDQSPYQAAVRGELADILGLGASGRAGRRIEVLYGNRSGGEAGLPELEKLGWLNLPGSGATVKEQP, encoded by the coding sequence ATGAGTCATTCGTTTCTTTTCCGTTTGCTTCGTCATCCTGGGGTTGGGTTGGCGCTGCTGGCCCTGATCGCGGGTGTGCTGGCAGCCGTGTCCATGAATGCGTATCTGCATAAGCAGGAACAAGCATTGCGTCAGGCCAGTGAGCGACCGCAATTGCAGCGCGTCGTGGCAGCCGCGATGCTGGCACCCGGTACGGTCTTGCAGACCGAACATCTGGCGGCGCGGGCCTATCCGGCTGAACTGGTGCCCAGCGACAGTCTGGATGCTTCCCATTTCCGCGAGCTGGCCGGGATGACGCTCATTCAAGGCCTGAAGGCCGGCGATCTGATCACTCACGCCCATGTTCGTGGGCAGACCGGGCCGTTTTCCGAGCAGTTGATTTCGGGGCGGCGTGCGGTGACGGTCCCGGTGGATGCGCTCAGTTCGGTGTCGGGACTGATCCGACCGGGCGATCTTATTGATCTGTACGTCAGCTTTGATGATCAGCAGCGACGGGTCACCGCCCCTTTGTTGCAGGCCGTGCCGGTTCTGGCTACCGGGCAGCGATCTCAGGAGCAGGATGCCGCTTTGTTGGCGCAAGATCAGGATTACAGCACGCTGACTCTGGATGTGGGGCCTGACGAAGCCTTGAAGTTGTTGGCGGCCCGGCAGCATGGCCGCATCACGGCCTTGCTGCGTCATCCCGATGATCAAAGCCCTTATCAGGCCGCCGTGCGTGGTGAGCTGGCGGATATTCTGGGATTGGGGGCATCGGGCAGGGCAGGCCGACGAATCGAAGTCTTGTATGGCAATCGCTCCGGGGGGGAGGCGGGCCTGCCCGAGTTGGAGAAGCTGGGTTGGCTGAATTTGCCTGGGTCTGGTGCGACGGTCAAGGAGCAGCCATGA
- a CDS encoding pilus assembly protein TadE, translating into MNRLQNGAVLLETCLLGVVLGLMIVGGRWLMTHQHRLQQLQQISHVNVFAHDAHGKPMQTPSMEQAGLRSHRVFRPAADRYTESLRIELLGMSSGSWQVQSSVGLDRLAGLPAAQAGLALTRRSQLMGGAGQAADMRQTRQRLAASPSAWLRASQDSLRAGQASGRAAGPLDSAWGRPLPDLDWLGPWQDVVPDVDPQEAP; encoded by the coding sequence GCTGGGATTGATGATCGTAGGTGGGCGCTGGCTCATGACCCATCAACATCGTCTGCAGCAGCTTCAACAAATCAGTCACGTCAATGTGTTTGCCCATGATGCGCATGGCAAACCCATGCAAACACCGTCTATGGAACAAGCTGGTTTGCGTAGCCATCGGGTTTTTAGGCCCGCAGCCGACCGGTACACCGAGTCTTTGCGGATCGAACTTCTGGGCATGAGCAGCGGGAGCTGGCAAGTGCAGTCCAGTGTGGGACTGGACCGGCTCGCTGGCTTGCCCGCCGCTCAAGCTGGTTTGGCTTTGACTCGCCGGTCACAGCTGATGGGGGGCGCGGGGCAAGCGGCCGATATGCGCCAGACCAGACAACGCCTGGCGGCCAGCCCTAGTGCATGGTTGCGTGCAAGCCAAGATAGCCTGCGGGCAGGACAGGCAAGCGGTCGGGCAGCCGGGCCTTTGGACTCGGCCTGGGGGCGACCTCTTCCCGATCTGGACTGGCTGGGGCCGTGGCAGGATGTGGTCCCGGATGTCGATCCCCAGGAGGCACCATGA